The following proteins are co-located in the Lagenorhynchus albirostris chromosome 4, mLagAlb1.1, whole genome shotgun sequence genome:
- the LOC132519576 gene encoding ER membrane protein complex subunit 3-like, producing the protein MAGPELLLDSNICLWVFLPIVIITFFMGMICHYMSILLQSDKKLTQEQVSDSQVLIRSRVLRENGKKIPKQSFLTRKYYFNNPEDGFFQKTKRKVVPPSLMTDPTMLTNMMKGNVTNVLPLILIGGWINMTFSGFVITKVLFPLTLCFKPMLQQEIELLTLDASWVSSASWYFLNVFGLWSIYSVILGQDNVDQSWIMQEQMSGAAMAMLTDINRAFKTEWEALELTDHQWALDGVRKELMAKDLHFEGMFKKELQTSVFLKTKRGLAVSGTRCSA; encoded by the coding sequence ATGGCAGGACCGGAGCTGCTGCTTGACTCCAACATCTGCCTCTGGGTGTTCCTGCCCATCGTTATCATCACCTTCTTCATGGGCATGATTTGCCACTACATGTCCATCCTGCTGCAGAGTGACAAGAAGCTCACCCAGGAACAAGTCTCCGACAGTCAAGTCCTAATTCGAAGCAGAGTCCtcagggaaaatggaaaaaaaattcccaaacagTCTTTCCTGACACGAAAATATTACTTCAACAACCCAGAGGATGggttttttcaaaaaactaaaaggaagGTTGTGCCTCCTTCTCTTATGACTGATCCCACTATGCTCACCAACATGATGAAAGGCAATGTCACAAATGTCCTCCCTCTGATTCTTATTGGTGGATGGATCAACATGACATTTTCAGGCTTTGTCATAACCAAGGTCCTGTTTCCACTGACCCTCTGTTTTAAGCCTATGCTACAGCAAGAAATTGAACTACTCACATTAGATGCCTCCTGGGTGAGTTCTGCATCCTGGTATTTCCTCAATGTCTTTGGGCTTTGGAGCATTTACTCTGTGATTTTGGGCCAAGATAATGTTGACCAATCATGGATAATGCAGGAACAGATGTCTGGAGCAGCCATGGCCATGCTCACAGACATCAATAGAGCTTTTAAGACAGAGTGGGAGGCTTTGGAGCTGACAGACCACCAGTGGGCACTAGATGGTGTCAGAAAGGAGCTCATGGCCAAAGACCTCCACTTCGAAGGCATGTTCAAAAAGGAATTACAGACTTCTGTGTTTTTGAAGACGAAGCGGGGTTTAGCTGTGTCAGGAACTCGGTGTAGCGCTTAA